Proteins encoded within one genomic window of Columba livia isolate bColLiv1 breed racing homer chromosome 1, bColLiv1.pat.W.v2, whole genome shotgun sequence:
- the LOC135576167 gene encoding C-type lectin domain family 2 member B-like isoform X5, protein MSKLDWKQVLPSLMMPWTQDHVSSQEEVKQALGPQGEGASIHQEMPGNAGRRACRAMGKWCRHPPVYVVVLAALVALVLALAVAVAVLSAGRDGASAAAVLGCPDDWVGYRNVCYYLSREEGSWEWSRERCSSLGASLAVIKREWEMEFLSRLRGNIDYWVGLRRQDGRPEWVDGSSFNHTIPLKGREPCFLLNYPHLLSSNCLRTHHYLCSKAQAVMSNS, encoded by the exons ATGTCCAAGCTTGACTGGAAACAGGTTTTGCCATCACTTATGATGCCTTGGACACAAGACCATGTTTCCTCCCAGGAAGAAGTGAAGCAGGCCTTGGGTCCCCAGGGCGAAGGAGCGTCCATTCACCAAGAGATGCCAGGGAATGCAGGCAGAAGGGCGTGCAGGGCTATGG gTAAGTGGTGCAGACACCCTCCAGTGTATGTCGTGGTGCTGGCTGCGCTTGTGGCTTTGGTCCTGGCTTTGGCAGTGGCTGTTGCTGTGCTGTCAG caggAAGAGATGGAGCGAGTGCAGCTGCGGTGCTGGGCTGTCCTGATGACTGGGTTGGGTACCGCAATGTCTGCTACTACCTCTCGAGAGAGGAGGGGAGCTGGGAGTGGAGCCGGGAGCGGTGCTCCTCGCTGGGGGCTTCACTGGCTGTGATCAAGAGGGAGTGGGAAATG GAGTTTCTATCACGGCTCAGGGGCAACATTGATTACTGGGTTGGGCTGCGCAGACAGGATGGGCGCCCGGAGTGGGTGGACGGCAGCAGCTTCAACCACAC GATCCCTTTGAAGGGCCGAGAGCCTTGTTTCTTGCTGAATTACCCTCATCTCTTGAGTTCAAACTGTTTGCGGACCCACCATTATCTCTGCAGCAAGGCCCAAGCTGTGATGTCAAATAGTTGA
- the LOC135576167 gene encoding C-type lectin domain family 2 member B-like isoform X6 translates to MSKLDWKQVLPSLMMPWTQDHVSSQEEVKQALGPQGEGASIHQEMPGNAGRRACRAMGKWCRHPPVYVVVLAALVALVLALAVAVAVLSGRDGASAAAVLGCPDDWVGYRNVCYYLSREEGSWEWSRERCSSLGASLAVIKREWEMEFLSRLRGNIDYWVGLRRQDGRPEWVDGSSFNHTIPLKGREPCFLLNYPHLLSSNCLRTHHYLCSKAQAVMSNS, encoded by the exons ATGTCCAAGCTTGACTGGAAACAGGTTTTGCCATCACTTATGATGCCTTGGACACAAGACCATGTTTCCTCCCAGGAAGAAGTGAAGCAGGCCTTGGGTCCCCAGGGCGAAGGAGCGTCCATTCACCAAGAGATGCCAGGGAATGCAGGCAGAAGGGCGTGCAGGGCTATGG gTAAGTGGTGCAGACACCCTCCAGTGTATGTCGTGGTGCTGGCTGCGCTTGTGGCTTTGGTCCTGGCTTTGGCAGTGGCTGTTGCTGTGCTGTCAG gAAGAGATGGAGCGAGTGCAGCTGCGGTGCTGGGCTGTCCTGATGACTGGGTTGGGTACCGCAATGTCTGCTACTACCTCTCGAGAGAGGAGGGGAGCTGGGAGTGGAGCCGGGAGCGGTGCTCCTCGCTGGGGGCTTCACTGGCTGTGATCAAGAGGGAGTGGGAAATG GAGTTTCTATCACGGCTCAGGGGCAACATTGATTACTGGGTTGGGCTGCGCAGACAGGATGGGCGCCCGGAGTGGGTGGACGGCAGCAGCTTCAACCACAC GATCCCTTTGAAGGGCCGAGAGCCTTGTTTCTTGCTGAATTACCCTCATCTCTTGAGTTCAAACTGTTTGCGGACCCACCATTATCTCTGCAGCAAGGCCCAAGCTGTGATGTCAAATAGTTGA